In Comamonadaceae bacterium OS-1, a single window of DNA contains:
- the menH_3 gene encoding 2-succinyl-6-hydroxy-2, 4-cyclohexadiene-1-carboxylate synthase, producing the protein MSTWIFLRGLARESGHWGAFTPQFENALPGGEVVALDLPGNGSLCQQASPTRVQDMVAHCRAELDRRWLPPPYHLLGMSLGAMVAVAWSAAHPIEVAAQVLVNTSLRPFSPFYQRLRPRNYGLLLRLALLGASPEDWERSVLRITSHGGQDAVLSQWLALRAQHPVTRANALRQLLAAARYRAPDAVSTPTLLLASAQDQLVSVACSQALARQWQCSLQVHPTAGHDLPLDDGDWVVRQIAGARSLLNL; encoded by the coding sequence ATGAGTACCTGGATCTTCCTGCGCGGCCTGGCCCGCGAAAGTGGCCACTGGGGTGCGTTCACCCCGCAATTTGAGAATGCCCTGCCCGGCGGCGAGGTGGTGGCGCTGGACCTGCCCGGCAACGGGAGCCTGTGCCAGCAGGCCAGCCCCACACGGGTGCAGGACATGGTGGCGCACTGCCGCGCCGAGCTGGACCGCCGCTGGCTACCACCGCCCTACCACCTGCTTGGCATGTCGCTGGGCGCGATGGTGGCGGTGGCGTGGTCGGCGGCGCACCCCATTGAAGTGGCAGCGCAGGTGCTGGTCAACACCAGCCTGCGCCCGTTCAGCCCGTTCTACCAGCGGCTGCGGCCCCGCAATTACGGTTTGCTGCTGCGGCTGGCCTTGCTGGGTGCCAGCCCTGAAGACTGGGAGCGCAGCGTCCTGCGCATCACCAGCCATGGCGGGCAGGATGCGGTCCTTTCGCAGTGGCTGGCCCTGCGCGCGCAGCACCCCGTCACCCGCGCCAATGCCCTGCGCCAACTGCTGGCTGCCGCCCGCTACCGTGCGCCAGATGCCGTTTCCACCCCCACCCTGCTACTGGCCAGCGCGCAAGACCAGTTGGTATCGGTGGCCTGCTCTCAGGCCTTGGCCCGGCAGTGGCAGTGCAGTCTGCAGGTGCATCCCACGGCCGGACACGACCTGCCGCTGGACGACGGCGACTGGGTGGTCCGGCAGATCGCCGGGGCACGATCGCTACTTAATTTATAG
- the cpsY gene encoding exopolysaccharide phosphotransferase CpsY, whose protein sequence is MRSTPTPPSDPIDIVYLWVDGNDPQWRAKRQQAAAALHDNARLAAYANVEGRFRDNDELRHSLRALERFFPGHGHIYLVTDAQTPAWLAAVPGISVVDHRDLIPASSLPTFDSGHIESYIHRIPGLSERYFYLNDDVFFGAPVVLEDWFWPGGVWVSWSDEPLVSDEPLRPDATALDNACRRSNQWLRAHPVPGYQHTFRTFAHAPRPMCKSLLTTLEQVAPDMFARVRSTVFRAWDKPAIVSDFVLRWALAHGLAQLREYPHQYLCTSDADTTDDLDQLVARNGQLAFFCINDTTDDALPHDPRLARVRDALQQMFALPSRFEVQQNAQASQAGSSTTLSSR, encoded by the coding sequence TTGCGCTCCACCCCCACACCCCCATCCGACCCCATCGACATCGTCTACCTCTGGGTGGACGGTAACGACCCGCAGTGGCGCGCCAAGCGCCAGCAGGCCGCTGCCGCGCTGCATGACAACGCCCGCCTGGCCGCCTACGCCAATGTGGAAGGGCGGTTTCGCGACAACGACGAGTTGCGCCACAGCCTGCGTGCGCTGGAGCGTTTTTTCCCCGGCCACGGCCACATCTACCTGGTGACTGACGCGCAAACCCCGGCCTGGTTGGCCGCTGTGCCCGGCATCAGCGTGGTGGACCACCGTGACCTGATACCGGCAAGCAGCCTGCCCACCTTTGACTCCGGCCACATCGAGTCCTACATCCACCGCATTCCCGGCCTGTCGGAGCGGTACTTTTATTTGAACGACGATGTGTTTTTTGGCGCACCGGTGGTCCTGGAGGATTGGTTCTGGCCGGGTGGCGTGTGGGTGTCCTGGTCGGATGAGCCTCTGGTGAGCGACGAGCCGCTGCGCCCCGATGCCACCGCGCTGGACAACGCCTGCCGCCGCTCCAACCAGTGGCTGCGCGCCCACCCGGTGCCCGGCTACCAGCACACTTTTCGCACCTTTGCGCACGCGCCCCGGCCGATGTGCAAATCGCTGTTGACCACGCTGGAGCAGGTGGCCCCCGACATGTTTGCCCGGGTGCGCTCCACCGTCTTCCGCGCCTGGGACAAGCCGGCCATCGTGTCCGACTTTGTGCTGCGCTGGGCCCTGGCCCACGGCCTCGCCCAGCTGCGCGAATACCCCCACCAGTACCTGTGCACCAGCGATGCCGACACCACGGACGACCTGGACCAGCTGGTGGCCCGCAACGGCCAACTGGCCTTTTTCTGCATCAACGACACCACCGACGATGCCCTACCCCACGACCCGCGTCTGGCCAGGGTGCGGGATGCGCTACAGCAGATGTTTGCGCTGCCGTCCCGGTTTGAGGTTCAGCAGAACGCCCAGGCCAGCCAGGCCGGGTCTTCCACCACGTTGAGCAGCAGGTAG
- the srkA gene encoding stress response kinase A — MSNPLDSSGPSAISHDYQALTPDVVMDALASVGLFGDGRLMALSSYENRVYQAHLEDGSVVVAKFYRPGRWSRAQILEEHSFAAELMAAEIPAVGPLVLEGATLHPFAGFEFSVSPSRGGRAPELDDFEVLEWIGRFLARIHTVGAKHAFVHRPALDLETFGLHSRDWLVKHEIVPLDVQGPWQKACTEALDLIAASALPISAGGLKEPQIKTLRLHGDCHPGNILWTPTDRPGGGPHFVDLDDARTGPAVQDLWMLLSGDRAQRTGQLSGLVEGYEQFRSFDRRELALIEPLRTLRLIHYSAWLARRWSDPTFPVNFPWFGSSDYWVGQVNMLTEQIEAMQEEPLYV, encoded by the coding sequence ATGTCCAACCCCTTAGATTCCTCCGGTCCTTCGGCCATTTCGCACGATTACCAGGCCCTGACCCCCGATGTGGTGATGGACGCGCTGGCCAGCGTCGGCCTGTTTGGCGATGGCCGCCTGATGGCCCTCAGCTCTTACGAGAACCGGGTTTACCAGGCGCACCTGGAAGACGGCAGCGTGGTGGTGGCCAAGTTCTACCGGCCTGGGCGCTGGAGCCGGGCGCAGATTTTGGAAGAACACAGCTTCGCCGCCGAACTCATGGCCGCCGAGATTCCCGCCGTGGGCCCGCTGGTGCTGGAGGGGGCCACGCTGCACCCGTTCGCCGGATTCGAGTTCAGCGTCAGCCCCAGCCGGGGTGGGCGCGCGCCCGAGCTGGACGACTTCGAGGTGCTGGAGTGGATTGGCCGCTTCCTGGCACGCATCCACACCGTGGGGGCCAAACACGCATTTGTGCACCGCCCGGCGCTGGACCTGGAGACTTTTGGCCTGCATTCGCGCGACTGGCTGGTGAAGCATGAAATCGTGCCGCTGGACGTGCAGGGCCCATGGCAGAAGGCCTGTACCGAGGCTCTTGATTTGATAGCTGCCAGCGCTTTACCCATAAGCGCTGGAGGCCTAAAAGAACCTCAAATTAAAACCTTGCGACTGCACGGCGACTGCCACCCCGGCAACATCCTCTGGACCCCCACCGACCGCCCCGGCGGCGGCCCGCACTTTGTCGATCTGGACGATGCCCGCACCGGCCCGGCGGTGCAAGACCTGTGGATGCTGCTGAGCGGCGACCGCGCCCAGCGCACCGGCCAGCTCAGTGGCCTGGTGGAGGGCTACGAGCAGTTCCGCAGCTTTGACCGCCGCGAACTGGCACTGATCGAGCCGCTGCGCACCCTGCGCCTGATCCACTACAGCGCCTGGTTGGCCCGGCGCTGGAGCGACCCGACCTTCCCGGTCAACTTTCCGTGGTTTGGCAGCAGCGACTACTGGGTTGGCCAGGTCAACATGCTCACCGAGCAGATCGAAGCCATGCAGGAAGAGCCCCTTTACGTATGA